A genomic region of Plasmodium malariae genome assembly, chromosome: 14 contains the following coding sequences:
- the PmUG01_14054700 gene encoding cell cycle associated protein, putative, whose translation MPLFNGKMNHFNLDKETKEASNSNNNDGTLVNFFNIKKTNNVYMKFDKGYKLCTLKDINFNGDYLIKRKRKKRDFIIKNKELILPNKYDYFLTRKSQVCNIPDVNTMSYNLNNIHDIYYTHKEESDICDIIIKRYNENIYLSIFNNMLIMINPSEYVNAFYKLLFKTKNKNSYILSSFINYATGKYLAIEEENVEEELGEELEEELEGELEEDLEGNEQKNSDGTSNESSDEIKKKILKYVKQKPYLNIRNIYDLQKLKKKEKKNLIEIKNDLFINRYRDIIDMHKDISIKSKIKYSMLYNINMGAWDEAAMDSSEDVAGGITDDVARHAAEDEVNGSYDDISNSQCCTTNTYRNKITKKSKQTRSFSNIYASNKSTLSSSENKNKLLFVYGEKYSNQNIINLYIFKHIIKKEKKRKLYHAYKRVMNILNLFFCHKYYNFIIHLSNNKEILYFNVSPWLLMDKDNVTNMCTKIINFSEQLLRSADNENCKENGTINNKNFNDLNVSGDLEYKKNTKNCSKDIEKSINNEHTTDNAKKCMCDINKKNYTENELFKNNFIKIPRIFFFLLRGALIDSNNKYFKQLKLHPLDVKKIYKNYIEPLEIDLEVAKLKRTFSNFLELGFTHENITCIIKIIFAIIFINVYMKIKTCLKINEQETLNALQIQLIKISDYIKLRKVNMKNEKGNIQTKEENYYLHNFLNFNYDNYISDCLSSFSEKKCDINTIAHVIKSTYMNKKKNNERRWSIQRENHCNNNANRGAITQKRGSSKYDGKNMEEGSELRNEKSTKRKTSAEAVSNDDDTYENGNYYNTRKRTDELKNRSYNYYKHIRNIVRNESNYFVVFAGHIIEEYISFLLGVDLNVLINVLSNTIKLKNLCSTIFFRLKIKIIKHVNEYLKRINSNTTPINHSLYIYCNSGLKENIVQTNNNEKKKEKINNNLCELINNIYSEIVHSYYLKMSMFNNDCCIVHAINELNTKKGKKRKNNYDDVINSSIQKYKSISNNMYKNSIKGSYIFHFNKNKILHLLEKYTYKYLSVLEHQQSHEWCETQGQLGVNSSTLIKAEYYKFMYIFHYLVKKLTRYYNDLYIRMTNNDNGSRNNFVRNYTSIPIEKHSTDDDSDICVEKIVKKFIEEITKDDNMNDNKCINKMQRYKIEKKKKKKKKNFSIVHYNDKKTRYKCNNMIFDNIKDVCALCDIIEIVENSEMKFLRNIFFKNSIPLKSVKSDLLYSEICFFINIIKNTYEKFYVLVFNERQRKTMDNSYYPKYISAYLKYNKSAFDNDYVSSSGSNILNNNFSLPINNFFSHNIKSSKNFFLANSGSKSVGLIDDFCELEKKINKQHIICVINMLNLKAIFTYQLKYLYYSLTYISFIKKYILFCIHISKDDDLMKLVNYYKERCKQKCKNNLIHSREQKRYSNDSIIRVNKGIRLDTHKINTNTYGNANNNAITDSNTTTNNNTSASTFSSSKKSEEVGRNNNALKNEGIIKKKEKKKKIDALHFSYLNYLSMKEKEDLCKIILYNFKITKDILYFNNYIFIRKNVYFILAHMKDEFIKLIIPHIRKIENCYIAYKNRKVKYFYRDKIIIVQNYMRKFLFFYNMNKVERQKNLLVSFLIFYSYIIKNKNFDETKEMLEFCKKNFMKKEKQLIRYAACVYIQSWYRKVVQQRKYKLLKLELSKKKAIENINIVIKMYITQLKTIKNLNDVIIPNRSATLIQSYFRKYICLNNFQKKLLLKICFLSIKRKYLTYSNVVTKVNYHYLLKNIYSRNIIQGQLKIPEAVIKIQSKYKAYIVKKQYIMLVNAIYFTQAYVHTCIEIIRYNKIKTSAIIIQKWWRNFCKLKRVFEQVQLNIYSNEYDKKRYYFLNKNNFPFYNYYLLKEQKSMKLLTYHILLKQWYFFYFKKFQKKNHTFNIVFNLKLYKNISYHYSLPWAYKINSILKIIHMKQMFQKCTSNNQNTIFNVPVFESIQIFVGRTHTILLISQSVTNERNTMGANSSNCTSSSSKKLYARFVYSLGSNDYGQLGYYNLFEKNFNYHTSSFPKRIETSVDDKKYTQCMGSMFPGPNDRSHTMGTYQRKGCYNYMSSNGNTDNICSVNVEANRNSITRDSKLRKTESVRSTRKNSSYYDTTLRSLGSSENDKGDSSYNRNKTAPSSTRRSCNSNNWEKETYAPEYEKKKNIINKINNINSNNINNRNSNNGNNNINSKNNYRKSDSTNITNLCSRYQKSLQYLTFEYKQNYTISKSFFIDSCEQSLCDIVNYKIIEKKNKKGEIEKIVEFTKVINETNKITNISCGSEHTLALSENGNLYSWGSNMFGQCGQKYEKTVIRYPKIIKYFLKNKIYIKNMNCASYHSAYITRTNDLYISGNFLFINLKYFNKNIFEPIFLISSCHDIICKDSFNICLRVNKNSLYIWGNNYKCILGLNKQKLRNLDEISLYPLTTISSNIIVNKIACSDNFVCLITKLNSHKYSVYMWGQFSLIEKKEESTSSSVATNINNIFSKFRIKATMKNTKKEEEKNTDDNCSKQKIIFIAKPSPVHNDLWDDMEAIDICCDLHEILVLMNNLGLYGFNSVEIPNCDKKGEVKETNVSFNFYNRREIEKKKEKKIAYEEPEIYEQIEVLNPSLYMFKYFKPSYFNIKKINCSYNKNSLSIMNATMGEYEIPKFNKKLEFITPSGDIAQFPEKIREVILQKAKEESTKWIKSTDDPYINHFQIKNSSDSDSNN comes from the exons ATGCCACTATTTAATGGAAAAATGAATCATTTCAATCTAGACAAGGAAACAAAAGAAGCAAGCAACTCGAATAATAATGATGGAACTttggtaaatttttttaatataaaaaaaactaacaATGTTTACATGAAATTCGATAAaggatataaattatgtacactgaaagatattaattttaatggaGATTACCtaattaaaaggaaaaggaaaaaaagagatttcattataaaaaataaggaattaattttaccaaataaatatgattattttttaacaagaAAATCTCAAGTGTGTAACATCCCTGATGTTAATACTATGAG TTACAACCTGAATAACATCCACGACATTTATTACACTCACAAAGAAGAGTCAGATATATgtgatataattataaaaagatacaatgaaaatatatacttgagcatatttaataatatgctTATTATGATAAATCCAAGTGAATACGTGAAtgcattttataaattactttttaaaacgaaaaataaaaatagttatatattaagttcatttattaattatgcTACTGGAAAGTATTTAGCAatagaagaagaaaatgtaGAAGAAGAATTAGGAGAAGAACTAGAAGAAGAACTAGAAGGAGAACTAGAAGAAGATTTAGAAggaaatgaacaaaaaaattcagATGGTACATCTAACGAAAGTTCCGatgagataaaaaaaaagatattaaaatatgtaaagcAAAAACCTTATCTCAAtataaggaatatatatgatttacaaaaattaaaaaaaaaggaaaaaaaaaatttaattgaaataaaaaatgatttattcattaataGATACAGAGATATTATCGATATGCATAAGGATATCTCGATCAAatctaaaataaaatatagcatGTTGTACAATATTAACATGGGTGCGTGGGATGAAGCAGCTATGGATAGTTCCGAAGATGTAGCTGGTGGTATTACGGACGATGTAGCTAGACATGCTGCTGAAGATGAAGTTAATGGTTCTTACGATGATATTTCAAATTCACAGTGTTGCACCACCAACACGTATCGCAATAAAATTACGAAGAAGTCAAAACAAACTCGCAGTTTCAGCAACATATATGCCTCAAACAAATCAACATTAAGTTCGTCggagaataaaaataaattattatttgtatatggGGAGAAGTACAGTAAtcagaatataataaatttgtacattttcaaacatataataaagaaagagaaaaaaaggaaattatatCATGCATATAAAAGGGTTATGAATatacttaatttatttttttgtcacaagtactataattttataatccatttgagtaataataaagaaattctGTATTTTAATGTCTCTCCTTGGTTGTTAATGGATAAAGATAATGTAACAAATATGTGCacgaaaataattaatttttctgaaCAGCTGTTAAGGAGTGCGGATAATGAAAATTGTAAAGAAAATGGTACAATAAATAACAAGAATTTTAATGACCTTAACGTGTCAGGTGATTTGGAATACAagaaaaatactaaaaattGTAGTAAAGATAtagaaaaaagtattaacAATGAACATACGACGgataatgcaaaaaaatgtatgtgtgatattaataaaaagaattatactGAGAATGaattgtttaaaaataattttattaaaatcccacgcatttttttcttcctcctAAGAGGTGCACTAATagacagtaataataaatattttaaacaattaaaattacACCCTCtagatgtaaaaaaaatatataaaaattatatagaacCTCTTGAGATAGACCTTGAAGTGGCGAAGTTAAAAAGAAcgttttctaattttttagaattaGGTTTTACAcatgaaaatataacatgtataattaaaataatttttgcaattatcttcataaatgtatatatgaaaataaaaacatgcTTGAAAATAAATGAGCAAGAAACATTAAATGCTTTACAAATACAACTAATCAAAATTTCggattatataaaattaagaaaagtcaatatgaaaaatgaaaaaggaaatatacaaacaaaagaggaaaattactatttacataattttcttaattttaattatgataattatataagtGATTGTTTAAGTTCCTTTTCCGAAAAAAAGTGTGATATTAATACTATAGCTCATGTTATCAAAAGTAcctatatgaataaaaaaaaaaataatgaaagaaGATGGTCAATCCAGAGGGAAAAtcattgtaataataatgcaaaTAGGGGAGCAATAACACAAAAAAGAGGTTCATCGAAATATGATGGGAAGAACATGGAAGAGGGAAGTGAActaagaaatgaaaaaagcaCCAAACGAAAAACTAGTGCAGAGGCAGTCAGTAATGATGACGATACCTATGAAAATGGAAATTATTACAATACCAGGAAAAGAACAGATGAACTGAAGAACAGGAGTTATAACTATTATAAACACATAAGAAATATAGTAAGAAATGAGTCAAATTATTTCGTGGTATTCGCTGGTCATATAATCGAAGAATACATATCCTTTTTACTAGGTGTTGATTTAAATGTTcttataaatgttttaagtaatacaataaaattaaaaaatttgtgttCAACTATTTTCTTcagattaaaaataaaaataataaagcatGTGAACGAATACCTAAAACGTATAAACTCAAATACAACACCTATTAATCATtcgttatatatttattgcaATAGTGgattaaaggaaaatatagtGCAAAcgaataataatgaaaaaaaaaaagagaagataaataacaatttatgtgaacttattaataatatatacagtGAAATAGTACACTcctattatttaaaaatgtctATGTTTAATAATGATTGTTGTATTGTGCATGCAATAAATGAGCTAAATactaaaaaaggaaaaaaaagaaaaaataattatgatgaTGTCATCAACAGTAgtattcaaaaatataaaagtattagtaataatatgtacaaaaatagtataaaaggttcttatatttttcattttaacaaaaataaaatattacatttattagaaaaatacaCATACAAGTATTTAAGTGTCCTTGAGCATCAACAATCGCACGAATGGTGCGAAACGCAAGGACAGTTGGGTGTAAATTCAAGCACACTGATAAAAGcggaatattataaatttatgtatatatttcacTATTTagtgaaaaaattaacacgATATTATAACGATTTATATATCAGAATgacaaataatgataatggaAGCAGAAATAATTTCGTCCGTAATTATACTAGCATTCCTATAGAGAAACATAGTACAGATGATGACAGCGATATTTGTGTAGAGAAAATAGTTAAAAAGTTCATAGAAGAGATAACAAAAGATGATAACATGAATGATAATAAGTGTATAAACAAAATGCaaagatataaaatagaaaaaaaaaaaaaaaaaaaaaaaaaaaacttttctATAGTACATTACAATGACAAAAAAACAAGGTacaaatgtaataatatgatTTTTGACAATATAAAAGATGTGTGTGCGTTATGTGATATTATCGAAATTGTAGAAAATAGTGAGatgaaatttttaagaaatatattttttaaaaattccaTTCCATTGAAAAGTGTAAAAAGTGATCTGTTGTATAGTGAaatatgcttttttataaatattataaaaaatacatatgaaaaattttacgTACTTGTTTTCAACGAAAGGCAGAGAAAGACTATGGATAATTCTTATTAtcctaaatatatatcagcatatttaaaatataataaatctGCATTTGATAATGACTATGTTAGTAGTTCTGgtagtaatattttaaataataatttttccttaccaattaataactttttttctcataatataaaatcaagtaaaaatttttttttggcaaACTCGGGTAGCAAGTCAGTGGGACTCATAGATGATTTTTGtgaattagaaaaaaaaataaataagcaacatataatatgtgtAATAAATATGCTAAATTTAAAGGCCATTTTTACGTATcagttaaaatatttatactataGTTTAACGTACATAAGTTTTATTAAGAAGTACATACTATTTTGTATTCACATTAGTAAGGACGATGACTTAATGAAGCTTGTGAATTATTACAAGGAAAGGTGCAAAcagaaatgtaaaaataactTGATTCATAGTAGAGAACAGAAGAGATATTCGAATGATTCAATAATTAGAGTAAATAAGGGCATACGCTTGGACACTCACAAGATTAACACAAACACATACGGAAATGCAAATAATAATGCCATTACGGATAGTAATACTACTACGAATAATAATACAAGTGCTAGTACATTTAGTAGTAGCAAAAAATCTGAGGAAGTGGGGAGAAACAATAATGCgttaaaaaatgaaggaattataaaaaagaaggaaaaaaaaaaaaaaatagatgcTCTGCATTTTAGTTATTTAAATTACCTGTCCATGaaggaaaaagaagatttgtgtaaaattattttatacaacTTTAAGATAACAAAAGATATACTCTAttttaacaattatatatttataagaaaaaacgtttatttcattttagcTCATATGAAAGacgaatttataaaattgatAATTCCTCATATTCGAAAAATAGAGAATTGTTATATAGCTTACAAGAAcagaaaagtaaaatatttttatagggACAAAATCATAATCGTGCAAAATTATATGAGAAAgtttctgtttttttataatatgaacaaagtagaaagacaaaaaaacttacttgtttcatttttaatattttatagctatatcattaaaaataaaaatttcgacgaaacaaaagaaatgttagaattttgtaaaaaaaattttatgaagaaagaaaaacagTTAATTAGATATGCcgcatgtgtatatatacaatccTGGTATAGAAAAGTAGTACAACAgagaaaatacaaattattaaaattagaattatcgaaaaaaaaagctatagaaaatataaatatagtaattaaaatgtacataacacaattaaaaacaataaaaaatttgaatgaTGTAATTATACCTAACAGAAGTGCTACATTAATTCAGTCctattttagaaaatatatctgtctaaataattttcaaaaaaagctacttttaaaaatatgttttttatctattaaaagaaaatatttgaCTTATTCTAATGTAGTAACTAAAGtgaattatcattatttactaaaaaatatatatagtagaaatataatacaagGTCAACTTAAAATACCTGAAGCAGTAATTAAGATACAAAGTAAGTACAAAGcatatattgttaaaaaacAGTATATTATGTTAGTAAAtgctatttattttactcaagcatatgtacatacatgcatagaAATAAtcagatataataaaataaaaacaagtgCTATAATTATACAGAAGTGGTGGAGAAACTTTTGCAAATTAAAAAGAGTTTTTGAACAAGtacaattaaatatatatagtaatgaATACGACAAAAAAAGgtattactttttaaataaaaataattttccgttttataattattaccttttaaaagaacaaaaatcgATGAAATTGTTAACATAtcatattttactaaaacaatggtattttttttattttaaaaaatttcaaaaaaaaaatcatacatttaatattgtttttaatttaaaattatataaaaatatttcataccATTACTCTCTCCCTTGGgcatacaaaataaattcaatacttaaaataattcatatgaAACAAATGTTTCAAAAATGCACTAGTAATAATCAGAACACCATTTTTAACGTACCTGTTTTTGAGTCCATACAAATATTTGTTGGGAGAACGCACacaattcttttaataagcCAAAGTGTCACCAATGAGCGAAACACCATGGGTGCAAATAGTTCTAACTGCACCAGTAGTAGtagcaaaaaattatatgctaGATTTGTTTACAGCCTTGGATCAAATGATTATGGCCAGTTAGGTTACTATAATTTATTcgaaaaaaatttcaattaTCATACTAGTAGTTTTCCCAAGCGGATAGAAACTTCTGTGGACGACAAGAAATATACACAATGCATGGGTAGCATGTTCCCGGGACCTAATGACAGATCACATACTATGGGAACATATCAGAGGAAGGGATGCTACAACTATATGAGTTCTAATGGAAACACTGATAATATCTGTAGCGTGAATGTAGAAGCGAACAGGAATTCTATAACAAGAGATAGTAAACTTAGAAAAACTGAAAGCGTGAGGAGCACAAGAAAAAATAGTTCATACTATGATACTACGCTTAGAAGTCTCGGAAGCAGCGAGAACGACAAGGGAGACAGCAGCTACAACAGGAATAAGACTGCTCCTTCAAGCACAAGAAGAAGCTGCAACAGTAATAACTGGGAAAAAGAAACTTATGCCCCcgaatacgaaaaaaaaaaaaatataataaataaaataaataatatcaacagcaataatattaataatagaaacagtaataatggtaataataatattaatagtaaaaataattaccgTAAAAGTGATAGTACTAATATTACCAACCTATGCAGTAGGTATCAGAAAAGTTTGCAATATTTGACTTTTGAATATAAGCAAAATTATACTATTTCGAAGagtttttttatagattCGTGTGAACAGTCCTTATGTGATATtgtgaattataaaataatagaaaaaaaaaataaaaaaggggaaattGAAAAGATAGTTGAATTTACAAAAGtaataaatgaaacaaataaaattactaatATTAGCTGCGGGTCAGAACACACATTAGCACTTAGTGAAAATGGAAATTTGTACTCCTGGGGTAGTAACATGTTTGGACAATGTGGTcagaaatatgaaaaaactGTAATTAGATAtcctaaaattattaaatattttttaaaaaataaaatttatattaaaaatatgaattgtGCATCATATCACAGTGCTTATATTACTAGAACAaatgatttatatattagtgggaattttctttttattaatttgaaatattttaataagaatattttcgagccaatatttttaatatctaGTTGTCATGATATCATATGTAAAGATAGCTTTAACATATGTTTAAGAGTAAATAAGAATTCGCTTTACATATGgggtaataattataaatgcatactaggattaaataaacaaaaattaagaaatctAGATGAAATTTCTCTCTATCCTTTAACAACAATTTCAtcaaatattattgttaacaAAATTGCGTGCTCCGATAATTTCGTATGTTTAATAACTAAACTCAATTCTCATAAATATTCCGTGTACATGTGGGGACAATTCTCtcttatagaaaaaaaagaagagagcACTTCATCTTCCGTTGcaacaaatattaataatatattttctaagtTTCGAATTAAAGCTACTATGAAGAATACTAAAAaggaagaggaaaaaaatactGATGATAATTGttcaaaacaaaaaataatatttattgcGAAACCTTCACCTGTTCATAACGATCTCTGGGATGATATGGAGGCCATTGATATATGCTGTGATTTGCACGAAATTTTG GTTCTAATGAACAATCTGGGCCTGTATGGATTCAACTCAGTAGAAATCCCAAACTGTGATAAGAAGGGAGAAGTAAAAGAAACGAATGTATCATTCAACTTTTATAATAGAAgagaaatagaaaagaaaaaggaaaaaaaaatagcttaTGAAGAACctgaaatatatgaacaaatagAAGTTTTAAATCCATCACtgtatatgtttaaatattttaaaccgtcctattttaatataaaaaaaattaattgtagttataataaaaatagcttATCAATTATGAATGCAACAATGGGAGAATATGAAATTCCAAAGTTTAACAAAAAGTTGGAATTCATCACACCGTCTG gTGATATTGCACAATTTccagaaaaaataagagaagTTATTTTGCAAAAGGCTAAAGAGGAAAGTACTAAATGGATCAAGTCAACTGACGAtccttatataaat catttccaaataaaaaattctagTGACTCGGATAGTAACAATtag
- the DRN1 gene encoding debranching enzyme-associated ribonuclease, putative yields the protein MSDVDEFYEYAKYNFLKLLKKNNINSKDEGQRDKSREKESRIKGMNKKLLSDIENLKKDDLNDKESYDKKYINFLLKGKNKNSKSYKKEKKEISSSDTVSSSCPSYASLLYEKDKEHGRKEEKKRKDDKHKKKCKEEERQNRKRKRDKKREHRKKRKEEKQSKHAKKYEDNEGHRSVEIYEGLEKFENNERYIKSEIKNVSHRRSVSSDDSTKGERQNDGKSMFNKNEGGNIPSARPIERGPIFHLAENAKLSIKLENIITEKINKMKMKNALNKSLVDCKYCIDSNSFNKINKLNIISISDRSYICYYNYKNIFLKDQLFISPIEHTTSVTNTNFETIQDMRNHMKSLIAMLEENNETCIFVEFNNCFNVNIELISLRKAKHTYINCYVIPMELLEKAKIYFKKNMEDISSLYRENKQLIITNSKYAPYNVIPKNIPYISINFSLVETYIQVIENNYDYINMCKCIFTDLFKKDKLYKYFRNFQQYVNTVEQFKTHYEKYDWTSYVR from the coding sequence ATGAGCGATGTGGAcgaattttatgaatatgcaaaatataactttttaaagcttttaaaaaaaaataatataaattcgAAAGATGAAGGGCAAAGAGATAAAAGTCGGGAGAAGGAAAGTAGGATTAAAggaatgaacaaaaaattattgtctgatatagaaaatttaaaaaaggatgATTTGAATGATAAAGAAAgctatgataaaaaatatataaattttttactaaaaggaaaaaataagaattctAAGAGttacaaaaaggaaaaaaaggaaatctCTTCTTCAGATACAGTATCATCATCTTGCCCATCCTACGCTTCACttttatatgaaaaggaCAAAGAACATGGAAGaaaggaggaaaaaaaaagaaaagatgataagcataaaaaaaaatgcaaagaGGAGGAAAGACAAAataggaaaagaaaaagggaCAAAAAGAGAGAACACaggaaaaagagaaaagaagaaaaacaatCTAAACACGCTAAGAAGTATGAAGATAATGAAGGCCATAGGAGTGTAGAAATATACGAAGGGTTGGAAAAgtttgaaaataatgaaagatacataaaaagtgaaataaaaaatgtatcacATAGACGGAGCGTTTCATCAGATGATAGCACAAAAGGGGAAAGGCAAAATGATGGCAAAAGTATGttcaataaaaatgaagGTGGAAATATTCCTTCAGCGCGCCCTATTGAAAGGGGACCCATATTTCATTTGGCTGAAAATGCAAAATTAagtataaaattagaaaacataataacggaaaaaataaataaaatgaaaatgaagaatgCATTAAACAAAAGTTTGGTAGACTGTAAATACTGTATCGATTCcaattcatttaataaaataaacaaattaaatataataagtatTAGTGACagatcatatatatgttattataattataaaaatatttttttaaaagatcaGCTATTTATTTCCCCTATAGAACATACAACAAGTGTAACGAACACAAATTTTGAAACGATTCAAGACATGCGTAATCATATGAAATCTTTAATAGCAATGTTAGAAGAAAACAATGAAACATGTATTTTTGTAGAATTCAATAATTGctttaatgtaaatattgaaTTAATATCATTGAGAAAGGcaaaacatacatacatcaATTGTTATGTTATACCTATGGAACTACTGGAAAAAGccaaaatttatttcaaaaaaaatatggaagaTATTAGTTCTTTATATAGAGAAAATAAACAGTTAATTATTACTAACAGTAAATATGCACCTTATAATGTTATACCTAAAAATATTccatatatatctattaatttttctcttGTTGAAACGTATATACAGGTTAtcgaaaataattatgactACATAAACATgtgtaaatgtatttttacaGACCTATTCAAAAAAGACAaactttataaatattttcgaAATTTTCAGCAGTACGTTAATACTGTGGAACAATTTAAAACTCATTACGAAAAGTACGATTGGACTAGCTATGTTAGATAG
- the TSR3 gene encoding ribosome biogenesis protein TSR3, putative, with amino-acid sequence MKRQILEKKKYSIHNLVKLINERNKQKGKNGEDVKCIMKKELGNGMPNEGNFNMDNHTSVLRRREKEKESGKEMGKEMGKEMGKEIGKEIGKGIKGERTNSESKESVVTCRTLYNNVMDDDDDNSRCRNHKPKGTNQSKDMLSEKETTVGIDTMDDADITEEISEKFDEYSQKENKKEDVQEIKLFMIDYNECQNNKCSCKKLYRFKKIKKVQVNKKFKGIVLTPYGDKYFSLYDKQIIENFGLSVIDCSWKSVDLLKKIKFTNQRKLPYSIAVNSINYGKPYKLSCLESLAFCLYVCNYNKQCRDILSIYKWSIYFTTVNKDFLDKYKLCYTHDDIINAENELIQDSLNEKEERKKIDHYKIIYEDNYM; translated from the coding sequence ATGAAAAGGCAAATtttggaaaagaaaaagtactCAATTCATAATTTAGTCAAACTAATTAATGAAAGGAATAAGCAAAAAGGCAAAAATGGTGAAGATGTGAAATGTATTATGAAAAAGGAGTTAGGAAATGGAATGCCTAATGAAGGGAATTTTAATATGGATAACCATACGAGCGTTCTGAGAAGaagagaaaaggaaaaggaaagtGGAAAAGAAATGGGAAAAGAAATGGGAAAAGAAATGGGAAAAGAAATAGGTAAAGAAATAGGTAAAGGAATAAAAGGAGAAAGGACAAATTCAGAGAGTAAAGAAAGTGTTGTCACATGTCGAACACTTTATAACAACGTAAtggatgatgatgatgataatagTAGATGTAGAAATCATAAACCAAAAGGAACTAATCAAAGTAAAGATATGTTGAGTGAAAAAGAAACAACAGTTGGAATTGACACGATGGATGATGCCGATATTACTGAAGAAATTAGCGAAAAATTTGATGAATATTCCCagaaagaaaacaaaaaggaagatgtacaagaaataaaactttttatgATTGATTATAATGAATgccaaaataataaatgttcaTGCAAAAAGTTATAtcgctttaaaaaaataaaaaaagttcaagtaaataaaaagtttaaagGAATAGTATTAACTCCATACggtgataaatatttttctctatatGATAAGcaaattattgaaaattttggCTTGTCAGTAATTGACTGTTCTTGGAAATCAGTagatttgttaaaaaaaattaaattcacTAATCAAAGAAAATTACCATACTCCATAGCCGTGAACAGTATAAATTATGGAAAACCATATAAACTTTCTTGCCTGGAATCATTAGCCTtctgtttatatgtatgtaattataataagCAGTGCAGAGATATATTAAGCATATACAAATggagtatttattttaccacTGTAAATAAAGACTTCttagataaatataagttATGTTACACTCATGATGACATAATAAATGCagaaaatgaattaattcaAGAttcattaaatgaaaaagaggaaaggaaaaaaatagacCACTACAAGATTATCTATGAAGACAATTACATGtag